From a region of the Geothrix sp. 21YS21S-2 genome:
- a CDS encoding response regulator transcription factor: MAAKPPPPDRILVIEDEPEIAEMLTLNLEAAGFQVEAAGDGAAGLAIQERQPADLIVLDLMLPKVGGFEVLHVLRRRRDPVPILILTARTGDADRIQGLSQGADDYLGKPFSILELIARIRAILRRTRNQESLPRVLRSGPFRINFLQLDVHRGRTNLNLTLREFRLLEVLVSNPGRVNSRQELLNMAWDPDGKPMPKTVDVHIGTLRKKLGDTDRSPFIQTLDREGYRWMLPVSPGEG; encoded by the coding sequence ATGGCCGCCAAACCCCCACCCCCGGACCGCATCCTGGTGATCGAGGACGAACCCGAGATCGCCGAGATGCTCACCCTCAACCTGGAGGCCGCCGGCTTCCAGGTGGAGGCCGCGGGCGACGGCGCCGCCGGCCTGGCGATCCAGGAGCGCCAGCCCGCCGATCTGATCGTGCTCGACCTCATGCTGCCCAAGGTCGGCGGCTTCGAGGTGCTCCACGTCCTCCGGCGGCGCCGCGACCCGGTGCCCATCCTCATCCTCACGGCGCGCACCGGGGACGCCGACCGCATCCAGGGCCTGTCCCAGGGCGCCGACGACTACCTGGGCAAGCCGTTCTCCATCCTCGAGCTCATCGCCCGGATCCGGGCCATCCTGCGCAGGACGCGCAACCAGGAGAGCCTGCCCCGGGTGCTCCGCAGCGGCCCCTTCCGCATCAACTTCCTCCAGCTGGACGTGCACCGCGGGCGCACCAACCTGAACCTGACGCTGCGGGAATTCCGGCTGCTGGAAGTGCTCGTGTCCAACCCCGGCCGGGTGAACAGCCGCCAGGAACTGCTCAACATGGCCTGGGACCCGGACGGCAAGCCCATGCCCAAGACCGTGGACGTGCACATCGGCACCCTGCGCAAGAAGCTCGGGGACACGGACCGGTCCCCGTTCATCCAGACCCTCGACCGGGAAGGCTACCGCTGGATGCTGCCGGTCTCCCCAGGGGAAGGCTGA
- a CDS encoding TonB-dependent receptor: MTIRHTTWGTMRIAALIVASSGLLFSQSSAVGNITGTVKGPDGKAASGALVQAHTSRGVQEAKTGAQGEFTFRQMVPGTVRIKVSSKGAAAFEGALTVVANQTNRMDIKLGAQGITVEVVDSQGLEAIDTAQATTGIVMTMSEISELPIYYMGTNRLTATTFRAPGSVMDTIHGTDSQHNTYVVDGVAASDANYGGQNVSLNNDFIDQVQVLTSGISAKYGRFTGGVLNVTTKSGTNEFTGTSRFEITNEKWNSKYRMPGVAYYYSNLYHFPLTWSPVPDHHQTVQSYTLTGPIIKDKLFFAVAYQTNSPETRLVSKTQPSMGAEVPYTIVRDSYLLDAKVDWQMTLGQRLSVELNESNSKDLNGISNGTVSTLETLSGLTKSKKGYHSLGYLAQISSSLALDIKLNDAYSRSGGPGTGPTGGKILPTWKEMESSDVLDNGYGSDSQADSHTKTGGINLTWVTEAMGTHDVEGGFQFYHYNRTGAASPTPSNYEILFRNYADGATTPSLVNRVLTPLNATDTVLYQYFPTQGEADTKVNSLYVNDTWKVDSHWSFNLGLRFDQYKSANNPENITYSFQTFAPRLGASYDLKGDKRHVFHVGAAQYSGMINQGNLAAATVTSSPITREYVYIGTGGPNQGNGLDAVLPSGAINWAAWGNHYGQTGSANPNHVSDPLTERNIFVDPNIKAPRTFEATVGYAYTDERQNLTVTFVRRWNDQFLDDFHYGNGMGPGKAKVIIKNDPDARQHYYGLEMAYRRKLGENLLVGGNATWSRTFENAGTNLGGAASQANDFGTGNIPTGQLNPMGPAPGLDVPIMVNADANYRITLGSGTLNLGLVGTYKSGSAVAFRSAQANVTNALQDQGYASSYSRYFPELGIVRQPEVWTMDLQTGYEQKLYGKVAAYAKINIINVFNRVRYMTRDTSGTVVSQGMTFPHAPGAPDGSVASNTFNPNETYGLGQGNTFPRMVQAVLGFKF, encoded by the coding sequence ATGACCATACGTCATACAACCTGGGGCACGATGCGCATCGCCGCCCTGATCGTGGCCTCGTCGGGGCTGCTCTTCAGCCAGAGCAGCGCGGTCGGCAACATCACCGGGACCGTCAAGGGACCCGACGGCAAGGCCGCCAGCGGCGCCCTGGTCCAGGCCCACACGTCCCGGGGCGTGCAGGAAGCGAAGACCGGCGCCCAGGGCGAATTCACCTTCCGGCAGATGGTTCCGGGCACCGTCCGGATCAAGGTTTCCAGCAAGGGGGCCGCGGCCTTCGAGGGGGCCCTCACCGTGGTGGCCAACCAGACCAACCGCATGGACATCAAGCTGGGCGCCCAGGGCATCACCGTGGAAGTGGTGGACAGCCAGGGCCTGGAAGCCATCGACACCGCCCAGGCCACCACCGGCATCGTGATGACCATGAGCGAGATCAGCGAGCTGCCCATCTACTACATGGGCACCAACCGCCTCACCGCCACCACCTTCCGCGCGCCGGGCTCGGTGATGGACACCATCCACGGCACCGACAGCCAGCACAACACCTACGTGGTGGACGGCGTGGCGGCCTCGGACGCCAACTACGGCGGCCAGAACGTCTCCCTGAACAACGATTTCATCGACCAGGTGCAGGTGCTGACCAGCGGCATCTCCGCGAAGTACGGCCGCTTCACCGGCGGCGTCCTCAACGTCACCACCAAGAGCGGCACCAACGAGTTCACGGGCACCAGCCGTTTCGAGATCACCAACGAGAAGTGGAATTCCAAGTACCGCATGCCCGGCGTGGCGTACTACTACTCCAACCTCTACCACTTCCCCCTCACCTGGTCCCCCGTTCCCGACCACCACCAGACGGTGCAGAGCTACACCCTCACGGGCCCGATCATCAAGGACAAGCTCTTCTTCGCGGTGGCCTACCAGACCAACAGCCCCGAGACCCGCCTCGTCTCCAAGACCCAGCCCTCCATGGGCGCGGAAGTGCCCTATACCATCGTCCGGGACTCCTACCTGCTGGACGCCAAGGTGGACTGGCAGATGACCCTCGGACAGCGGCTGTCCGTGGAGCTGAACGAATCCAATTCCAAGGACCTCAACGGCATCTCCAACGGCACCGTCTCGACCCTGGAGACGCTCAGCGGCCTGACCAAGTCCAAGAAGGGCTACCATTCCCTGGGCTACCTGGCCCAGATCTCCTCGTCCCTGGCCCTGGACATCAAGCTCAACGACGCCTATTCCAGGAGCGGCGGTCCCGGCACCGGTCCCACCGGCGGCAAGATCCTGCCCACCTGGAAGGAAATGGAATCCAGCGACGTCCTGGACAACGGCTACGGCTCTGACAGCCAGGCCGACAGCCACACCAAGACGGGCGGGATCAACCTGACCTGGGTGACGGAAGCCATGGGCACCCACGACGTGGAAGGCGGGTTCCAGTTCTACCACTACAACCGCACCGGAGCCGCTTCGCCCACGCCCTCGAACTACGAGATCCTCTTCCGGAACTACGCCGACGGCGCGACGACGCCCAGCCTGGTCAACCGCGTCCTCACGCCCCTGAACGCCACGGACACGGTGCTCTACCAGTACTTCCCCACCCAGGGCGAAGCCGACACCAAGGTGAACAGCCTCTACGTGAACGACACATGGAAGGTGGATTCGCACTGGTCGTTCAACCTGGGCCTGCGCTTCGACCAGTACAAGAGCGCGAACAATCCCGAGAACATCACCTACTCGTTCCAGACCTTCGCGCCCAGGCTGGGCGCGAGCTACGACCTCAAGGGCGACAAGCGCCACGTGTTCCATGTGGGCGCGGCCCAGTACTCCGGGATGATCAACCAGGGCAACCTCGCCGCCGCCACCGTCACCTCCTCGCCCATCACCCGCGAGTACGTCTACATCGGCACCGGCGGCCCCAACCAGGGCAACGGCCTGGACGCGGTCCTGCCCAGCGGCGCCATCAACTGGGCGGCCTGGGGCAACCACTACGGCCAGACCGGAAGCGCCAACCCCAACCACGTCTCCGATCCCCTCACCGAGCGCAACATCTTCGTGGATCCCAACATCAAGGCCCCCAGGACCTTCGAGGCCACCGTGGGCTACGCGTACACCGACGAGCGCCAGAACCTCACCGTCACCTTCGTGCGGCGGTGGAACGACCAGTTCCTGGACGACTTCCACTACGGCAACGGCATGGGCCCGGGCAAGGCCAAGGTGATCATCAAGAACGATCCCGACGCCAGGCAGCACTACTACGGCCTGGAAATGGCCTACCGCCGCAAGCTGGGCGAGAACCTGCTCGTGGGCGGCAACGCCACCTGGAGCCGCACCTTCGAGAACGCCGGCACCAACCTGGGCGGCGCCGCCTCCCAGGCCAACGACTTCGGCACCGGCAACATCCCCACCGGCCAGCTGAACCCCATGGGCCCGGCCCCCGGCCTGGACGTTCCCATCATGGTGAACGCCGATGCCAACTACCGCATCACCCTGGGTTCCGGAACCCTGAACCTGGGCCTCGTGGGCACCTACAAGTCCGGTTCCGCCGTGGCCTTCCGCTCAGCCCAGGCCAATGTCACCAATGCCCTCCAGGACCAGGGCTACGCCTCCTCCTACAGCCGCTACTTCCCCGAACTCGGGATCGTGCGCCAGCCGGAAGTGTGGACCATGGACCTCCAGACGGGCTACGAGCAGAAGCTCTACGGCAAGGTCGCGGCCTACGCCAAGATCAATATCATCAACGTCTTCAACCGGGTCCGGTACATGACCCGGGACACCAGCGGCACCGTGGTCAGCCAGGGGATGACCTTCCCCCACGCGCCGGGGGCACCCGACGGCTCCGTGGCCAGCAACACGTTCAATCCCAACGAGACCTACGGGCTGGGGCAGGGCAACACCTTCCCCCGCATGGTCCAGGCCGTGCTGGGCTTCAAGTTCTGA
- a CDS encoding sensor histidine kinase KdpD, with amino-acid sequence MPSLQVCRPRPRRFRWRFRLLRGYGKLLSPPALLGLWVLAAGLSAFLPGVFIGHRVAVAAQIWEDQAHEMGKAVVKAWTQPLPPVAFTRGDEAEVGRWLEGDPLLHALVDPARGDVWLRDGRRLLKAGGAGNEESVRLLGWARQAQGSAQATWIPPSRENPRAVDESVLALSAGRRWQFKVWRPSSPETDLFLGRFMDSAAPFRFAITRYDRNPQAGRQNTESGALPPKSRFFPRVKAPLAYMFPDLSLAFGDPWVAGLWGTKAQADFMEHRVRTWTRMAWSAHAAFVTLLGLACLLHIYISRRDKLRADQLAFLAHSLKTPLTVLKLRCDTVRNANLAKEVQESLLARIGDEVDKLVKIIEAGLEGVRPEARPPVLEVIDAAFFLRLKEQMEPIFAGEGRALELEVEDLAFRASGQALQPALNTLLENALIHGAGATRVRVARRRNLVEILVCDEGPGIPPHKLSALATPGQGGAQAGQGVGIFLLRQMAVHEGWGLRFDSVGTGGFAAVLEIPA; translated from the coding sequence ATGCCCTCCCTCCAGGTCTGCAGACCCAGGCCCCGCCGCTTCCGCTGGCGGTTCCGGCTCCTGCGCGGCTACGGGAAGCTCCTTTCCCCGCCGGCGCTGCTGGGTCTGTGGGTCCTGGCGGCGGGGCTGAGCGCCTTCCTGCCCGGCGTCTTCATCGGCCACCGCGTGGCGGTGGCCGCCCAGATCTGGGAGGACCAGGCCCACGAAATGGGCAAGGCCGTGGTCAAGGCCTGGACCCAGCCGCTTCCCCCCGTCGCCTTCACCCGGGGCGACGAGGCGGAGGTGGGGCGGTGGCTGGAGGGGGATCCGCTCCTCCATGCGCTCGTGGATCCGGCCCGGGGCGACGTGTGGCTCCGGGACGGCCGTCGGCTCCTCAAGGCGGGCGGGGCCGGGAACGAGGAAAGCGTCCGGCTCCTCGGGTGGGCGCGCCAGGCCCAGGGCTCCGCCCAGGCCACCTGGATCCCGCCTTCCAGGGAGAATCCGCGGGCCGTTGACGAGAGCGTGCTGGCGCTGTCCGCGGGGCGCCGGTGGCAGTTCAAGGTCTGGCGCCCCTCCTCCCCGGAGACCGACCTTTTCCTGGGCCGCTTCATGGACAGCGCAGCCCCCTTCCGGTTCGCGATCACCCGGTACGACCGGAATCCCCAGGCCGGGCGCCAGAACACCGAATCCGGCGCCCTGCCCCCGAAGAGCCGGTTCTTCCCCCGGGTGAAGGCCCCGCTCGCCTACATGTTCCCTGACCTGAGCCTGGCCTTCGGCGACCCCTGGGTGGCGGGCCTGTGGGGCACCAAGGCCCAGGCGGACTTCATGGAGCACCGGGTCCGCACCTGGACCCGCATGGCCTGGAGCGCCCACGCCGCCTTCGTGACGCTCCTCGGCCTGGCCTGCCTGCTGCACATCTACATCAGCCGGCGGGACAAGCTCCGGGCCGACCAGCTGGCCTTCCTGGCCCACAGCCTCAAGACGCCCCTGACGGTCCTGAAGCTGCGCTGCGACACCGTGCGCAACGCGAACCTCGCCAAGGAGGTCCAGGAGTCCCTGCTGGCCCGCATCGGCGACGAGGTGGACAAGCTCGTGAAGATCATCGAGGCCGGCCTGGAAGGGGTGCGGCCCGAGGCCCGGCCGCCCGTTCTCGAGGTCATCGACGCCGCGTTCTTCCTGCGGCTCAAGGAGCAGATGGAGCCGATCTTCGCGGGGGAGGGCAGGGCCCTGGAGCTGGAGGTGGAGGACCTCGCCTTCCGCGCCTCCGGCCAGGCCCTGCAGCCCGCGCTCAACACCCTGCTGGAGAACGCCCTGATCCACGGGGCGGGCGCCACCCGGGTCCGGGTTGCGCGGCGCCGGAACCTCGTGGAGATCCTGGTGTGCGACGAAGGCCCCGGCATCCCCCCGCACAAGCTCTCCGCCCTGGCGACGCCGGGGCAGGGCGGCGCCCAGGCCGGGCAGGGCGTGGGGATCTTCCTCCTGCGCCAGATGGCCGTGCACGAAGGGTGGGGGCTCCGCTTCGATTCCGTGGGCACGGGGGGCTTCGCGGCCGTCCTGGAGATTCCGGCCTGA
- a CDS encoding TlpA disulfide reductase family protein, translating to MRRTLRIVLLCGFAALAGSLGAAQPSYLKIGDPAPGIASAAWIKGKPVKAFEKGKLYAVEFWATWCGPCKEGIPHLTELARTYKDKVTVIGLDIWEAQKAGGGDTLPKVKAFVKAQGPKMGYRVAADGADGRIADAWMKAAGENGIPCAFLVDREGRVAWIGHPSALDGVLKEVLAGTYDLAGARTRRETELEITRPIGEAMAAKNYPAAVKAIDAAMEKRPNLKYGLAYQHLVALYHADLDRGIKVSRDILAESNHEQGAYYMMQAVFAVETDLSPAAYAFGKELARDLEARGLGNYMLTAMKAELYANSGDRQEAIRLAEEALAAAEKDPHATAGNLALIRKNLARHREGK from the coding sequence ATGCGACGTACCCTTCGAATCGTTCTCCTCTGCGGCTTCGCCGCCCTGGCCGGAAGCCTGGGCGCGGCCCAGCCGTCCTACCTGAAGATCGGGGACCCCGCCCCCGGCATCGCCTCGGCCGCCTGGATCAAGGGCAAGCCGGTGAAGGCCTTCGAGAAGGGCAAGCTCTACGCTGTGGAATTCTGGGCCACCTGGTGCGGCCCCTGCAAGGAGGGCATTCCCCACCTCACGGAACTGGCGAGGACCTACAAGGACAAGGTCACCGTGATCGGCCTGGACATCTGGGAGGCGCAGAAGGCCGGGGGCGGCGACACCCTTCCCAAGGTCAAGGCGTTCGTGAAGGCGCAGGGCCCGAAGATGGGCTACCGGGTCGCCGCGGACGGCGCCGACGGCCGCATCGCCGACGCCTGGATGAAGGCGGCCGGCGAGAACGGCATCCCCTGCGCGTTCCTGGTGGACCGGGAAGGCCGCGTGGCCTGGATCGGTCATCCCTCGGCCCTGGACGGCGTCCTCAAGGAGGTGCTCGCGGGCACCTACGACCTCGCCGGGGCGCGCACCAGGCGCGAGACGGAGCTGGAGATCACCCGCCCCATCGGGGAGGCGATGGCGGCCAAGAACTACCCCGCGGCCGTCAAGGCCATCGACGCGGCCATGGAGAAGCGCCCGAACCTGAAGTACGGCCTCGCCTACCAGCACCTCGTGGCGCTCTACCACGCGGACCTGGATCGCGGCATCAAGGTGTCCCGGGACATCCTCGCGGAGTCCAACCACGAGCAGGGCGCCTACTACATGATGCAGGCCGTCTTCGCGGTGGAGACCGACCTGTCCCCCGCCGCCTACGCGTTCGGCAAGGAACTGGCCAGGGACCTGGAGGCCCGCGGGCTGGGCAACTACATGCTCACGGCCATGAAGGCCGAGCTCTACGCCAACTCCGGTGACCGGCAGGAGGCCATCCGCCTCGCCGAGGAGGCCCTGGCCGCGGCCGAGAAGGACCCCCACGCCACGGCCGGGAACCTCGCCCTGATCCGGAAGAACCTCGCCCGGCACCGGGAAGGGAAGTAG
- a CDS encoding pitrilysin family protein, with the protein MRNALFALLLAAAPLPAQTVPLVERTLPNGLRVLLVERHNQPSIACGWVARAGSANETAGATGMAHLFEHMMFKGTDTIGTRNAARDRELNALQDRVRAGIRQEVDRLRERQRRGGLGSLEDPSARSPRHQELLDEFNRLVAEQRSLVVKDELPKLYDEMGATDLNANTTPDRTFFHITVPANKLELWAWLESDRLKNAVFREFYSERDVVLEERRQRTDGSPAGRIMEAFAALSWEALPYRWPVIGWPSDVTQITREQADAFYATYYAPNNLSLILVGDFRTEEAFALVERYFGRLAANPAGVPPVLTTEPLQVAEQRMVAEADASPMLRVSYKTVSGVHRGAPALQVLAGVLNGASGRLHRALVLHDQAALSVRAGAFGMRYGGTFNVMAEPAPGRGPADLEPVLYRELERIRTGGVTEEELTRVKNQAQVALFRMLENNGGLRYALAEAEGMGTAADLLDAPRRLREVTRDDVMRVARTYLSPENRTVLLLSRKKAPGGPQPVEVK; encoded by the coding sequence ATGCGGAACGCGCTGTTCGCCCTCCTCCTCGCCGCCGCGCCCCTGCCGGCGCAGACCGTGCCCCTCGTGGAGCGGACCCTGCCCAACGGGCTGCGGGTGCTCCTGGTGGAGCGCCACAACCAGCCCAGCATCGCCTGCGGGTGGGTGGCCCGGGCGGGCAGCGCCAACGAGACCGCAGGGGCCACCGGCATGGCCCACCTGTTCGAGCACATGATGTTCAAGGGCACCGACACCATCGGCACCCGGAACGCCGCCCGGGACCGGGAGCTCAACGCCCTGCAGGACCGGGTCAGGGCCGGGATCCGGCAGGAGGTGGACCGCCTCCGGGAGCGCCAGCGCCGGGGCGGGCTCGGGAGCCTGGAGGATCCCTCCGCCCGGAGCCCGCGCCACCAGGAGCTCCTGGACGAATTCAACCGCCTCGTGGCCGAGCAGCGCAGCCTCGTGGTCAAGGACGAGCTGCCCAAGCTCTACGACGAGATGGGGGCCACGGACCTGAACGCCAACACGACCCCGGACCGCACCTTCTTCCACATCACGGTCCCCGCCAACAAGCTGGAGCTCTGGGCCTGGCTGGAGTCCGACCGCCTCAAGAACGCCGTGTTCCGGGAGTTCTACAGCGAGCGGGACGTGGTCCTGGAAGAGCGCCGCCAGCGCACCGACGGGTCCCCCGCCGGGAGGATCATGGAGGCCTTCGCCGCCCTCTCCTGGGAGGCGCTGCCCTACCGGTGGCCGGTCATCGGCTGGCCCAGCGACGTCACCCAGATCACCCGGGAGCAGGCCGACGCGTTCTACGCCACCTACTACGCCCCCAACAACCTCTCGCTGATCCTGGTGGGGGACTTCCGCACGGAGGAGGCCTTCGCCCTGGTGGAGCGGTACTTCGGGCGCCTCGCCGCCAATCCCGCGGGGGTGCCTCCGGTCCTCACCACCGAGCCCCTCCAGGTGGCCGAGCAGCGCATGGTGGCCGAGGCCGACGCCAGCCCCATGCTGCGGGTGAGCTACAAGACCGTCTCCGGCGTCCACCGGGGCGCCCCGGCCCTGCAGGTGCTGGCGGGCGTCCTCAACGGCGCCTCCGGGCGCCTGCACCGGGCCCTGGTCCTGCATGACCAGGCGGCCCTCTCCGTGCGCGCCGGCGCCTTCGGCATGCGCTACGGCGGCACCTTCAACGTCATGGCGGAGCCGGCCCCCGGCCGGGGCCCCGCGGACCTGGAACCCGTCCTCTACCGGGAGCTGGAGCGGATCCGCACCGGAGGGGTCACGGAGGAGGAACTCACCCGGGTGAAGAACCAGGCCCAGGTGGCCCTGTTCCGCATGCTGGAGAACAACGGCGGCCTGCGCTACGCGCTGGCCGAGGCCGAGGGCATGGGCACGGCCGCCGACCTCCTGGACGCGCCCCGGCGCCTGCGAGAAGTCACCCGGGACGATGTCATGCGGGTCGCCAGGACCTACCTGTCGCCCGAAAACCGCACGGTCCTCCTGCTGAGCCGGAAGAAGGCTCCCGGGGGCCCGCAGCCCGTGGAGGTCAAATGA
- a CDS encoding pitrilysin family protein produces MKIGRMGLMLALAAPFLAAQAIPARPEQLTFAPLAFTPPLAAAHQARLANGMAAFLHPDPAGVPLVRIAVQFRGGAYLDPRGKEGLAALFGQVLRSGGTRGMAAEDLDRRLDFLGATLWSHSGPTSGELALEVLEKDLPEGLAMFLDVLTHPAFRQDRLDLALKGARRAMERRNDDADSIAAYQSAFLLNGPGHFTTAFSTKRSLDAITRADLEAFHGRLLHPGNLVVTVTGRFERASMLALLDRTLGSLCPGPAALPSPPVPAPAPVRKPGLYVVDKDLPQSLVQLELPGLRRLDPDWPAALVMNQVLGGGGFTARLTKKIRSDEGLTYGIYAGFDEGAHWKGDWTCSFQTRNAAVPYALRLTLAELERMRREPVPAAELRTIKDGLIQSFPSQWSDPQAVVRFFAEETLKGWPLDYFRDFRARIEAVTAEDVQRAARTYLNLDQLVVLVVGKAAEAEAGEPRDHPGRLKDVLPLPLTRLPLRNAMTMEPGP; encoded by the coding sequence ATGAAGATCGGACGCATGGGTCTCATGCTCGCCCTGGCGGCCCCGTTCCTGGCCGCCCAGGCCATCCCCGCCCGCCCCGAGCAGCTCACCTTCGCCCCCCTGGCCTTCACGCCTCCCCTCGCCGCGGCCCACCAGGCCCGGCTCGCCAACGGCATGGCCGCGTTCCTCCACCCGGATCCCGCGGGCGTTCCCCTCGTGCGCATCGCGGTGCAGTTCCGGGGCGGCGCCTACCTGGACCCCAGGGGCAAGGAGGGCCTGGCCGCCCTGTTCGGCCAGGTGCTGCGCAGCGGGGGCACCCGGGGAATGGCGGCGGAGGACCTGGACCGGCGCCTGGATTTCCTGGGCGCGACCCTCTGGAGCCACAGCGGGCCGACCTCGGGCGAGCTGGCCCTGGAGGTGCTGGAGAAGGATCTCCCCGAAGGCCTGGCCATGTTCCTGGACGTGCTCACCCACCCCGCCTTCCGCCAGGACCGGCTGGACCTGGCCCTCAAGGGCGCCCGGCGCGCCATGGAGCGGCGCAACGACGACGCGGATTCCATCGCCGCCTACCAATCCGCCTTCCTTTTGAACGGCCCGGGCCACTTCACCACGGCCTTCTCCACGAAGCGCAGCCTGGACGCCATCACCCGGGCCGACCTGGAGGCCTTCCACGGGCGGCTCCTGCACCCCGGCAACCTGGTGGTGACGGTCACCGGCCGCTTCGAGCGGGCCTCCATGCTGGCCCTCCTGGACCGCACCCTCGGTTCCCTGTGCCCGGGCCCCGCCGCCCTGCCGAGCCCCCCCGTCCCGGCCCCCGCACCGGTGCGAAAACCGGGCCTCTACGTCGTCGACAAGGACCTGCCCCAGAGCCTGGTCCAGCTGGAGCTGCCGGGCCTGCGCCGGCTGGATCCGGACTGGCCCGCGGCCCTGGTCATGAACCAGGTGCTCGGCGGCGGCGGCTTCACCGCGCGCCTCACCAAGAAGATCCGCAGCGACGAGGGCCTCACCTACGGCATCTACGCCGGCTTCGACGAAGGGGCCCACTGGAAGGGCGACTGGACCTGCTCCTTCCAGACCCGGAACGCCGCGGTGCCCTACGCCCTGCGCCTGACCCTGGCCGAACTGGAGCGCATGCGCAGGGAACCCGTCCCCGCCGCGGAGCTCCGCACGATCAAGGACGGCCTCATCCAGTCCTTCCCCTCCCAGTGGTCGGATCCCCAGGCCGTGGTGCGCTTCTTCGCCGAGGAGACGTTGAAGGGCTGGCCCCTGGACTATTTCAGGGACTTCCGCGCCCGCATCGAGGCCGTCACCGCCGAGGACGTGCAGCGGGCGGCCCGCACCTACCTGAACCTCGACCAGCTGGTGGTGCTCGTCGTGGGCAAGGCCGCCGAAGCCGAGGCCGGTGAGCCGCGGGACCATCCGGGCCGCCTCAAGGACGTGCTCCCGCTGCCCCTGACGCGGCTGCCCCTGCGGAACGCCATGACGATGGAGCCGGGTCCCTGA
- a CDS encoding YhcG family protein, with product MPPIQNSYISLFSDIKQRIQTARSRAALAVNAELIRLYWDIGRTLLVRREKEGWGGKVVDRLAADLQAAFPGMKGLSRANLKYMRYFAECCPDLRIGQQAADQLPWFHLVTLLTKVDRDPEREWLCCRAVQEGWSRAALEANISNRLFDRQGQTVNNFEARMPAVEAAMAKEALKDPYLFDFLGIGEQAQERDIEDALTRHITRFLLELGAGFAFVGKQVPLTVGGDRFLLDLLFYHTRLKCYVVVELKAKDFKPEHAGKLNFYLTAMDAQVKASDDRPTMGLLLCRKKNRMVAEYALSGMEKPLGISEYQLLRALPDPLDRNLPTIEDLEEALSGELELRASEEAG from the coding sequence GTGCCGCCTATCCAGAATTCCTATATTTCCCTCTTTTCAGACATCAAGCAACGCATCCAGACAGCCAGATCCCGGGCGGCCCTCGCGGTGAATGCTGAGCTCATCCGGCTGTACTGGGACATCGGCCGGACGCTCCTCGTGCGCCGGGAAAAGGAGGGCTGGGGGGGGAAGGTCGTCGACAGACTGGCCGCCGATCTCCAGGCCGCCTTCCCGGGGATGAAGGGGCTTTCCAGGGCAAACCTCAAGTACATGCGCTATTTCGCAGAATGCTGCCCCGACCTGCGAATTGGTCAGCAGGCTGCTGACCAATTGCCGTGGTTCCACCTGGTGACCTTGTTGACCAAGGTCGACCGGGATCCCGAACGGGAATGGCTGTGCTGCCGGGCCGTCCAGGAAGGCTGGTCGCGTGCCGCCCTGGAAGCCAACATCTCGAACAGGCTCTTCGATCGCCAGGGGCAGACCGTAAACAATTTCGAAGCCCGGATGCCTGCCGTGGAAGCAGCGATGGCCAAGGAGGCGTTAAAGGATCCTTACCTTTTCGACTTCCTCGGTATTGGCGAGCAGGCGCAGGAACGGGATATCGAAGATGCCCTGACCCGGCACATCACACGGTTTCTCCTGGAACTGGGAGCCGGATTCGCGTTTGTCGGAAAACAAGTCCCGCTGACGGTTGGCGGGGACCGGTTCCTCCTTGACCTGCTCTTCTATCACACGCGTCTGAAGTGCTACGTCGTAGTCGAGTTGAAGGCGAAGGACTTCAAGCCCGAACACGCGGGCAAGCTCAATTTCTACCTGACCGCCATGGATGCCCAGGTGAAGGCCTCCGACGACCGTCCCACCATGGGCCTCCTGCTCTGCCGGAAGAAGAACCGCATGGTCGCGGAGTATGCCCTTTCGGGCATGGAGAAGCCTCTGGGCATTTCCGAATACCAGCTGCTCCGGGCGCTGCCCGATCCCCTCGACAGGAACCTGCCGACCATCGAGGACCTCGAGGAGGCTCTGAGCGGGGAACTGGAACTTCGTGCCTCCGAGGAAGCCGGGTGA
- a CDS encoding GNAT family N-acetyltransferase, which yields MLVRLGHPEDVEPVMALVRRAVPLMRQAGNLQWDDTYPNAEVFAGDAAKGQLWIAEEDGQVAGMAAITEDQEPEYADAGLDPDEPAIVVHRLAVDPAFRGRGVAEALMLQAEEVARERGITALRLDTNTENEATRRLFPKLGYVLAGEIGLAFRPGRRFLCYEKRLPGV from the coding sequence ATGCTCGTCCGCCTTGGCCACCCGGAGGATGTGGAACCCGTGATGGCGCTGGTCCGCCGCGCCGTGCCCCTCATGCGCCAGGCCGGCAACCTCCAGTGGGACGACACCTACCCCAACGCGGAGGTGTTCGCCGGGGACGCCGCGAAAGGCCAGCTGTGGATCGCCGAGGAGGACGGGCAGGTGGCCGGCATGGCCGCCATCACCGAGGACCAGGAGCCCGAGTACGCCGACGCCGGCCTGGATCCGGACGAACCGGCCATCGTGGTGCACCGCCTGGCCGTGGACCCCGCCTTCCGGGGCCGGGGCGTGGCGGAGGCGCTGATGCTGCAGGCGGAGGAGGTGGCCCGCGAGCGCGGCATCACCGCGCTGCGGCTGGACACCAACACGGAGAACGAAGCGACCCGGCGGCTGTTCCCCAAGCTCGGGTACGTCCTTGCGGGTGAGATCGGATTGGCCTTCAGGCCCGGCCGGCGATTCCTCTGCTATGAGAAGCGCCTGCCGGGAGTCTGA